One Candidatus Eisenbacteria bacterium DNA window includes the following coding sequences:
- a CDS encoding cysteine hydrolase produces MESYVTERNIDAKTRQWVERIRPYNQHKMKLRAGKSALLVVDMQCFFLEKGSPTFTSGGLAILPTVRGLIRAFRKAGRPVIYTRHVHDRSGVDLGLMGWWWEGKCIEGSPQSEIHADIAPERGERVVLKHRYSAFYNTDLETVLRGLRIEDLVICGVMTNLCCESTARDAYYRDYRVFVPADGTATADEEMHLASLMNLAFGFAYVTTGERIMKEVGASRERKGRKEGGK; encoded by the coding sequence ATGGAATCCTACGTCACGGAGCGGAACATCGACGCCAAAACGCGCCAGTGGGTAGAGAGGATCCGCCCCTACAACCAGCACAAGATGAAGCTGCGCGCCGGCAAGAGCGCCCTGCTCGTCGTCGACATGCAGTGTTTCTTCCTGGAGAAGGGATCGCCCACCTTCACGAGCGGCGGGCTCGCCATTCTTCCGACCGTCCGCGGGTTGATCAGGGCCTTTCGCAAAGCCGGGAGGCCCGTCATCTACACTCGGCATGTCCACGATCGCAGCGGAGTCGACCTGGGGCTGATGGGTTGGTGGTGGGAAGGCAAGTGCATCGAGGGAAGCCCGCAGAGCGAGATCCACGCCGACATCGCGCCGGAGCGAGGCGAGAGAGTCGTCTTGAAGCACAGGTACTCCGCCTTCTACAACACCGACCTCGAGACCGTTCTTCGAGGATTGAGAATCGAGGATCTCGTCATCTGCGGCGTGATGACGAATCTCTGCTGCGAGTCGACCGCCCGAGACGCTTACTATCGAGATTACAGGGTCTTCGTCCCGGCCGACGGGACGGCCACGGCGGACGAGGAGATGCACCTGGCGAGTCTCATGAATCTGGCCTTCGGCTTCGCGTACGTCACGACAGGGGAGAGGATCATGAAGGAGGTCGGGGCGTCTCGAGAGAGGAAAGGCCGGAAGGAGGGGGGAAAGTGA
- a CDS encoding DinB family protein: MIDKAPWIGRGFAFDLPLSMFPNLIERLRGTPARVEERVRGVSPRFMVERVDCRWSIQENIGHLVEVENLWHGRLDDYASAAAELRPADMENRRTQAGDYNRADLGQILARFRRERSRLIDRLEGLSEAEVLRTAHHPRLDRPMRVLDMMVFGAEHDDHHLARISELLRRRPAEAAS, encoded by the coding sequence GTGATCGATAAGGCGCCCTGGATCGGGCGCGGCTTCGCGTTCGATCTGCCACTGTCGATGTTCCCCAACCTCATCGAGCGCCTGCGGGGCACGCCGGCGCGCGTCGAGGAGCGCGTCCGCGGCGTTTCCCCGCGCTTCATGGTCGAGCGCGTCGACTGCCGGTGGTCGATCCAGGAGAACATCGGCCATTTGGTCGAGGTCGAGAATCTCTGGCATGGGCGGCTGGATGACTATGCCTCAGCGGCAGCGGAGTTGAGGCCGGCGGATATGGAGAACCGGCGGACGCAGGCAGGCGACTACAACCGCGCCGATCTCGGCCAGATCCTGGCGCGATTTCGTCGCGAGAGAAGCAGGTTGATCGACCGGCTCGAGGGGCTGAGCGAGGCCGAAGTCTTGAGGACGGCGCATCATCCGCGTCTCGACCGGCCGATGAGGGTCCTCGACATGATGGTGTTCGGGGCCGAGCACGACGACCACCACCTGGCTCGGATCTCGGAGCTCCTGCGACGGCGGCCGGCGGAGGCGGCTTCGTGA